TCGATCGCGCGCTGGCCGCCCGGACCGAGCTGACTGCCGAGTTTCAGGACCTGATCACCCGCTATGCCTGGGGCACGATCTGGACCCGCGATGGCTTGCCTGCGCACACCCGCTCGTTGATCACCCTGTCGATGATGATCGCGCTCGGCCACGACGAAGAGTTCAAGCTGCACGTGCGTGCAGCGCGCAACAATGGCGTGACCGCCGAGCAGATCAAGGAACTGCTGCTGCAGGCCGCGATCTACTGCGGCGTGCCCGCGGCCAACCATGCCTTTGCGCTGGCCAGGCCGATCCTGGAAGAACAGGCCGCCGCGGGCTGATGCGCGGCAGTCGCCACGCGCCTGCCATGCTCTGCATTCCATCGCGCCCACCACGAGGCACCGCATGATGCGACGACTTGCCTGTCTGCTGCTGCTCCTGCTCCCACTGGCCGCCAGCCAGTGCACAGCCGCAGCCCGGGCCAGGCACTGCGCTGGCGCAGGTGCGCGCCGACGATGGCCAGCACCTGGCGGTGTGGTCGCGCATCCCGGCGCAGTCGCGCGGTGTGGCCGTGCTGGTGCACGGCCGCACCTGTCATGTGGCGCAGGTGGAAGACGCCCATGCCGCCTGGGTGGATGCAGTGGTGAGCTTTCTGCGCCGGCCGCGCTAGGCGCCCGGCCTTCGGATGGCGGCCGCAAGCCAGAGGCGCGTTGCATCGGTGACGCACGGTCGCTCTGGGTACGTCCATGGTGCGCGGGGGCTAACTCAACAAGGCGCCCAGGCGTTGCGCGGCTTGCTTCAGCGGGTCCAGCAGCTGCGTCTGCATGGCCTGCAGGCTCACGCGGCCGGCCTGGGCGCCGATGTTGAGCGCGGCGATGACCTCGCCGCGCAGGTTGCGCACCGGTACCGCGATCGAGCGCAGGCCGATCTCCAGTTCCTGGTCGGTCAGGCACATGCCTTCGCGCCGGGTGCGCGCCAGCACCTCCAGCAGCGCCGATGCCTGGGTCACCGTGCGGTCGGTGCGCGGGCGCAGCGTGGTGCGCTCCAGGTACGCCTGCAAGGTGTCGGCGGGCAGGGCCGCCAGCAATACCCGCCCCATCGAGGTGCAATAGGCCGGCAGCCGGGTGCCCGGCCGGAGCCCGATCGACATGATCCGCACCGTCTCGGCGCGCGCCACGTACAGCAGGTCGTCACCGTCCAGCACGCCCAGCGAGCAGGATTCGTGCAGCTGATCACGCAAGCCGTCCAGCACCGGCTGCGCCGCCGCGGTCATCGACGACGAGGCCGCATAGGCGCCGCCGATGCCCAGCACCCGCGGCAACAGCACGTAGCCGCGTCCCTGCTCGCCCACGTAGCCCAGCTTGGCCAACGTGTGCAGCACGCGCCGCACCGCCGCGCGCGAAATGCCGGTTTCCAGGCTGATCTGCGACATCGTCACCTCGCGGGCGTGCTGGGCGAACACACTCAACACCACCAGCCCGCGCCCCAGCGAGGTCATGAAGTCCGGATCTCCTTGCGCGGCGGCAATCTGCTGCATCAATTCGTGCGGCAGGCCGCGCTCGCCACCGGCCGCGGCGACGGCAGCAGGACGTTTGCGACGGCGGGTGGTGGGCTCGGGCATCGGATTGCGTGCTGGACGGGTCCGGCCATGGTAAGCGCTTGCGCCAGTGCACGCCGCCGGTCGCCCTGTGTGCGCCGGCATGTAAACGCTTCACCGTAGGTTGCCGCATAATCGCTGCTGACTTGTTTCGGATCGGTCCCCTTCGTCCATGAAAACCCCCACGGGCCTGCAGCCGCTGATCGACGACGGTGTCATCGACGAAGTGTTGCGGCCACTGAAGAGCGGCAAGGAAGCGTCCGTCTACGTGGTCAGCGCCGGCGAGGACATCCTGTGCGCCAAGGTCTACAAGGACATGGCGCAGCGCAGCTTCCAGGCACGCGTGCAGTACCAGGAGGGGCGCAAGGTCCGCGGCAGTCGCCAGGCGCGGGCGATGGGCAAGGCCACCAAGTTCGGCCGCCGCGAGGCCGAAACTGCCTGGAAGAACACCGAAGCCGACGCGCTCTACCAGCTGGTGGATGCCGGCGTGCACGTACCCAGGCCGCGCGGCTATTTCCACGGCGTGTTGTTGATGGATCTGGTCACCGACGAAGCCGGGCACAGCGCACCGCGCCTGGGCGAAGTGGAACTGGAACCGGATCAGGCGCGCGCCTTCCATACCAGTCTGATCGGCGACGTGGTCAAGATGCTGTCGCTGGGCCTGGTGCATGGCGATCTGTCCGAATACAACGTGCTGGTGTCGCCGGACGGCCCGGTGGTGATCGACTTCCCGCAGGTGGTCAGCGCCACAGGCAACAATGCCGCGCGCGAGATGTTGTTGCGCGACGTGCACAACCTGCGCGACTGCCTGGGCCGCTTCGCCCCGGAGCTGCTTCAGACCCATTACGGCGAAGAGATGTGGGCATTGTTCGAGAAGGGCGAGCTGCGTCCGGACAGCGCGCTTACCGGCCGCTTCAAGTTCGACACGCGGCGTGCGGATGTGCGCGCCATCCGTGCCTCGATCGAGGACGCGCGACAGGAAAACCTCATCCGCCAGCAGGGCCGCGAAGCCGCTGCCGAAGACGACTGAGCCGGGTGGCCAGGTGGCCGGGCTTGTATCACCGCCACCCCGAGAATCCCATGCACGACTATCCGCTTGTCATCTCCTCGCTCAGCCGCTCGATCACGCAGAACGAGCACCCCGTTCGCCTGGAGATCTATCGTGGTCCCGATACCGATTGGACGCTGGAGGTTGTTGATGAATTCAACAACTCCACGGTGTGGGAGGACCTGTTCGCAACCGATCAAGCCGCCTTCGATGAGGCGCTGCGCACCATTCGGGGTGAAGGCATCCAACCCCTTGTCGGTCAGCCTGGTCACGCCCGGTCATGGGGCGGCCGCCTGAGATTCATTCACGTCGAACCGCTTCGCCGGTCAGCCTGATTCACGCGGCGAACCGCGGTTGCCGCGCCGGCTTGTGGCACATGGACGTGGCGATCTGCCGGCGTTACGCGTGCATTGGAGCGCGGCAGGCTGATTTCGTGGCTGAGAGCGTACTGCCGATTCTGTCACCGACGGTATGTCTGCGCGTTCAGTGCGTGCACGTCGGGATCGCTCAAAATTTGTCTCACACCTCACACCTTGCCTAGGGCGCAGGGCGCGTTCGCGTGCAGGCTTGCGATGCGATGCAGCAATCCACGGTCATCCGGACAGGCCAGGTCGGGGTACGCGGTCACCCAGCCGGTGATGTCGGCGGCTGCTCCTGCGGGCCCGTGCAGCTGTTTACTGAAAATAATGGTTATTTCTACTAACAATCTGGCAAGCGCTGATCGTGCTGATCGAGTTGGCTATCCTGCACGACGAAGGGCTGCGCTACGCCGAACGTCTGCGCGCGGCCGGCGTGGATGTCAGCGTGCAGACCTCCCCCGGCATGATCCACGGCTTCACCCAGATGGGCCGTGCCATCCAGGCGGCGGAAACCACCGCGAGCTGTGCGTGCAGGTGCTGCGGCAACGGTTGCTGCCGCTGTAATTCGGCACACTGCCTGCCGTATCGGACGCATGCGCGTACGTGCCGCGCATGCGTGTGGCCAGGGCCGGGTGCGCCTCGCGGCCAGAGTGCGGCGCAGCCGAGGCAGCCATCTCGCAGGTCGCTGCACGCAGTTGCATCAGCGCTCACGCGTCAGAAATTGAAACGGAAGGTTGTCATCAGCACGTGGTTCTCACGGTCCACCGCACGCGTGTTGACGAACTGATTCAAGTATCCAACGTCCATATTGGCGATGGCATTGAATTTCCAGTTGATGCCGACGAACACGCGATTCTGATCGAGACCGCGTCGCGCGCCCCATTGGGTCTGGTCCAGATTGACGAACACTTCGTTGAACGCCACCCACGACAGCTGCGGACTCAAGCCGCTCGGGCGCACCGCGCGGATCATCTGCCGTAGGCGGTAACCTTCATCGCTGAAGTCTTCGCGGTGACGCTGCTCCAGGCGGGTGCGGCTGGTGATGGTGATGTCGGCGATGGGATCGAACTGGTATTGGAACTGTCCCCACCAGCGATTTTCGCGGTTGGACGGCTGGCCGGCCGGATGGCTGATGATGGTGTCGTACCCCATCCAGACGCTGGCCTTGGGGTTGAGCCGGTAGAACACCGCCGGGCGCAGGATCAATTGATCGAACTGCTCACCTTCTTCGCGCCAGCGTGGATGCACATCCATGCTCCAGTACAGGTTTTCAACCGGCAATTTGCCCTGCGCGTAGACACTCAACCAATAGCGGCCATCCTCTTCGGTCGCGGCGCGTGCGGTGGAGATGGACCCCAGTGCCAAGAATAAAACGGGGCAGGCGATGCGACGCGTTGTGCCCAATAACGTGCTCAGTGCGTTCATTTATTTTTTTTGTGTCGTCGTTGGCAAATCATAGCAACAGGATTTGCGCTTGCTTGGACCGATTGGTCGACGCATCGTGCTGGTTGTTGCCGATCTCTTCGTTAATCGCGACAGGCCATCGCTTCAGTGCGCTAGGTGGCACAGTGCGCAGTATGTCAGGTCCGACAGATGCGGGTTTGCGTGTGCCTTTCGCCGGGGCCGGTGCTCTCGTCGACCGTCAGATACCAATCGCGACGGTGGACGTAGACAAACCATGCGTCGTAGTCGCTGTCCGGCGAGGAAAATCCCCAGCCGCGGCTTCCCGATTCGCAGGCCAGCAGGATGCGCACGTCATGCGCTGCTCGATGTCGCGCAGGGCCGACCGCACGGCCTGGCGCTTGTCCGCTGCGATGGGATGGATGTCCATGCTGTGGCTGTCCTTGCGTATCACATGCCCAATCACAACCAGCCCGCGCAAAGGCGTCCTGGTGCGCAGCGGCGGCTACGCCACCTGGCTGCGGCGCGCGCGCTCCAGATGCACCAGCAGCAGCGAGATCGCCGCCGGGGTCATGCCAGGAATGCGCTGGGCCTGGCCGATGTGTTGCGGGCGCACGCGTTCGAGCTTCTGCTGCACTTCGATCGACAGCCCACGCACGCCGGCATAGTCGAAACCGTCCGGTATCGGTGTGTTCTCCTGGCGCTGCTGGCGGGCGATATCGTCGCGCTGGCGATCCAGGTAGCCCGCGTACTTGACGCTGATTTCCACCTGTTCGGCCACCTGCGTATCGTCCACGCCCGGGCCCAGGGTCGGCACGCGCATCAAGGTGGCGTAGCTGAGCTCGGGGCGCTTGATCAGGTCCAGCACATTGGTTTCGCGGCTGAGCGTCACGCCCAGGGTCTGGGTCACCTCGCGTCCCAGCGCATTGCCCGGCGTGGCCCATAGCGCGGACAGGCGCGCGCTTTCGCGCTGCACGGCCTCCTGCTTGGCCGAAAAGCGCGCCCAGCGCGCGTCATCGACCAGGCCCATGCGGCGGCCAACGCCGGTCAGGCGCGCATCGGCATTGTCTTCGCGCAGCTGCAGCCGGTACTCGGCGCGGCTGGTGAACATGCGATACGGCTCGGTGGTGCCATGGGTGATCAGATCGTCGACCAGCACGCCCAGGTAGGCCTCGTCGCGGCGCGGCGACCACGCCGGCAGCCCCTGCACATGGCGTGCGGCATTGAGGCCTGCCAGCAGGCCTTGTGCGGCGGCTTCCTCGTAACCGGTGGTGCCGTTGATCTGGCCGGCGAAGAACAGCCCGCCCACCGCCTTGGTTTCCAGCGAGGCCTTGAGCCCGCGCGGGTCGAAGAAGTCGTACTCGATGGCATAGCCGGGGCGGGTGATGTGCGCCTGTGCAAAACCATGGATCGAGTGCACCAGCGCCAGCTGCACATCGAATGGCAGCGAGGTGGAAATGCCGTTGGGATAGATCTCGGCCACTTCCAGGCCTTCGGGCTCGACGAAGATCTGGTGGCTGCTCTTCTCGGCAAAGCGCACCACCTTGTCTTCGATCGACGGGCAGTAGCGCGGGCCGATGCCTTCGATCTGCCCGGAATACAGCGGCGAGCGATGCAGCGCACTGCGGATGATGTCGTGGGTCTGCTCGGTGGTCTGGGTGATCCAGCAGCTGACCTGGCGCGGATGGTCGCCGACCTGGCCCATGAACGACATCACCGGCAGCGGGTCGTCGCCCGGCTGTTCGACCATCACGCCATAGTCCAGCGAGCGCCCATCGATGCGCGGCGGGGTGCCGGTCTTGAGCCGGTCGATCACGAATGGGCGTTCGCGCAGGCGCGCGGCCAGGGTGGTGGCCGGCGGGTCGCCCATGCGCCCGGCCGCGTACTGGGTTTCGCCGACATGGATCTTGCCGGCCAGGAAGGTGCCTGCAGTGAGCACCACCGCCGCAGCCCCGAAGCGCAGCCCGGTCTGGGTGATGACCCCGCGCACGCTGTCGGCCTCGCTTGCGCCGTTGTGGATGACCAGATCATCCACCGCCGCCTGGAACACGGTCAGGTTGGGCTGCGCCTCGACGATGCGACGGATTGCGCTGCGATAGAGGTTGCGGTCGGCCTGGCAGCGGGTGGCGCGCACTGCCGGGCCTTTGGACGCATTGAGCGTGCGCCACTGGATTCCGGCCAGATCCGCCGCGTGCGCCATCGCGCCGCCCAGCGCATCGATCTCCTTGACCAGATGGCCCTTGCCGATCCCGCCGATGGCCGGATTGCAGCTCATCGCGCCCACGGTCTCGATGTTGTGGGTCAACAGCAGGGCACGCGCACCGGCGCGCGCGGACGCCAGCGCCGCCTCGGTGCCGGCGTGGCCGCCACCGATGACGATGACATCGAAGCGATAGAAGGAGTCGGACATGGACGTGGACTGGGAACGGAAAGAGGAAAACGGCCGGGGAAGTATCGGCTGAAGGGCCGATGCGGTCACTAAAACGCTGGAAACGTGATTTTCATCACATTAAAGAACATTGGGGCTCAAGTTGGCATGTTTCGTGCGGATATCCCTACTGCACCCGACGTGGCAGTGCGACATGGGCGCAAAGGCTGGAATTGGAACAGGGGCCAGCCGCGCGTGCGTCGGGGTAGCGTAAGGGTCGGTAGTCGGGGGACTGCCGACCCTTAATTTTTTTGGCTCACTGACGTCCGGGTCGCAAGCCTTTCACTGTCTGTCGGCGCTGCGTCGCCCAGGCGGGCCACGCCAGAAAACATAAAGCCCCGGCATGCCGGGGCTTTATGCATTGCAGGCGCCGATATCCGACAGGGCCGGAACAGGGGGGATCCAGATTTCCCTGTCGGACATCGACATAAGTCGGTCAGTGGGGCTGGCTGGGTCAGGAGATGACGCAGCGGGTCACACAGAGCACCTAGCTTGCGACCAAGTGCCGGCTGAACGCAAGCCCCCAATGTCGCCAAGTGTGGGGCGTGTCGCAGTCAGCTTGTCACGGAATTTGCTGACGAGGGTTGCGCGGCGCGGTCTGCCGCTGGATTTCGCGAATCACCCGCGGCGGGGCGCCGATCCTGGCCGGCGGCCTGGCCGGTGCAGCGCCGTTGGCGGGCGGCCGGCTCGGCTGCTGCGGACGTGGTCCACCTGGTCGGGGACCGTTATTGAACGACCCGTTGGGACGAGGCGGCCGATACTGCGGGCGACGGTCGTACTGCCGGTAGTAATAGCCACCGCCGCCACGGTAGACCGGATAGACCGGGTAGTTATACAGCCCGATCGCACCGGCGCCATAAGGTGCGCCGTAATAGAACGGCGAGTAGCCGGGCGGATAGCGATACTGCACGGCGGGGGCGCCCCGGTAATAGCCGCCTGACCCGGCGCCGGTGTAGTCGTACGTTGCGCAGCCACCCAGGGCAAGTAGCCCGGCGGCAAAGATCAGACGGAATGTCATGGATGGTGCCCTCCTGCAACCATGATCTCACTTTCGAACCGCTGCATTGAATCGGTCCTTAACTGCGCGGCAATGGACTGCTTCTCCATCGATCCAGCATGCGCAGGTGGACTGCCTGCTGGCCGTGAAGAGCGGGACGATACGTTAATCTTGGGACATGATCGAAACGGCCCCTGTTGCCCATGCTGATGTCCTGCAAGCCGCCGCGCGCATCGCGCCGCATTGCGCGCCGACACCGTTGCTGATCTCCCACACCCTGGATGCGCTCTGCGGTGCGCAGCTGTTCTTCAAGGCCGAACACCTGCAGCGCAGTGGCGCCTTCAAGTTCCGTGGCGCCTGCAATGCCGTGTGGTCGCTGCCGGAGCACCTGGCTGCGCGTGGCGTGGTCACCCATTCTTCCGGCAACCATGGCGCCGCGCTGGCGTTGGCGGCGCGCACCCGGGGCATCGGCTGCCATGTGGTGGTGCCCGAGGGCGCGGTGGCCGCCAAGCTGGCCAATATCTCCCGTCACGGCGCCACCTTGTGGCGGTGTGCGCCGACCATCGCCGCGCGCGAGCAGATGTGCGCGCAGGTGCAGCAGACCAGCGGCGCAACGCTGGTCCACCCCTACACCGATCCGGCGGTGATCGCCGGGCAGGGCACCGCCACGCTGGAGCTGCTGCATCAAAGCGGTGGGCTGGACGTGCTGGTGGCGCCGGTCGGTGGCGGTGGGCTTGCGGCCGGGGCGGCGCTGGCGCTGCAGTCCACTCCGGGCTGCGCACTGGTGCTGGCCGAGCCGGCCGGGGCGGCCGACACCGCGCGTTCGCTGGCGGCCGGGCAGCACCTGGTCGATTTCGTTCCCGACACGATCTGCGACGGCTTGCGCGGCACCTTGGGTGCAGCGAATTTCGCGCTGCTGCAGGCCGCGGGCGCACAGGTGATCACGCTGGACGATGCGGCGGTGCTGCAGGCGATGCGGCTGCTCTGGCAGGTGCTCAAGCAGCTGGTGGAGCCGTCTTCGGCGATCGCGCTGGCGGCGGTGATGGCCGACCCTGCGCGCTTTGCCGGACGCAGGGTTGGGCTGATCCTGTCCGGCGGCAATGTCGATCTGGATGCCTTGCCATGGGTCGCCGCGTGAGCAGGCGGTCGCGTGGGCTCGGCCTGTGGGGCTGGGGTTGGCGACTGGGCATGCTGGCGCTGATCTGGCTGGTGGCGGTGGCCGGCTGGATCGTCTG
The window above is part of the Xanthomonas cassavae CFBP 4642 genome. Proteins encoded here:
- the pcaC gene encoding 4-carboxymuconolactone decarboxylase: MHEDERYQAGMRERRRVLGDAHVDRALAARTELTAEFQDLITRYAWGTIWTRDGLPAHTRSLITLSMMIALGHDEEFKLHVRAARNNGVTAEQIKELLLQAAIYCGVPAANHAFALARPILEEQAAAG
- a CDS encoding IclR family transcriptional regulator domain-containing protein; its protein translation is MPEPTTRRRKRPAAVAAAGGERGLPHELMQQIAAAQGDPDFMTSLGRGLVVLSVFAQHAREVTMSQISLETGISRAAVRRVLHTLAKLGYVGEQGRGYVLLPRVLGIGGAYAASSSMTAAAQPVLDGLRDQLHESCSLGVLDGDDLLYVARAETVRIMSIGLRPGTRLPAYCTSMGRVLLAALPADTLQAYLERTTLRPRTDRTVTQASALLEVLARTRREGMCLTDQELEIGLRSIAVPVRNLRGEVIAALNIGAQAGRVSLQAMQTQLLDPLKQAAQRLGALLS
- a CDS encoding PA4780 family RIO1-like protein kinase — protein: MKTPTGLQPLIDDGVIDEVLRPLKSGKEASVYVVSAGEDILCAKVYKDMAQRSFQARVQYQEGRKVRGSRQARAMGKATKFGRREAETAWKNTEADALYQLVDAGVHVPRPRGYFHGVLLMDLVTDEAGHSAPRLGEVELEPDQARAFHTSLIGDVVKMLSLGLVHGDLSEYNVLVSPDGPVVIDFPQVVSATGNNAAREMLLRDVHNLRDCLGRFAPELLQTHYGEEMWALFEKGELRPDSALTGRFKFDTRRADVRAIRASIEDARQENLIRQQGREAAAEDD
- a CDS encoding alpha/beta hydrolase fold domain-containing protein, whose product is MLIELAILHDEGLRYAERLRAAGVDVSVQTSPGMIHGFTQMGRAIQAAETTASCACRCCGNGCCRCNSAHCLPYRTHARTCRACVWPGPGAPRGQSAAQPRQPSRRSLHAVASALTRQKLKRKVVISTWFSRSTARVLTN
- a CDS encoding DUF2490 domain-containing protein; this translates as MNALSTLLGTTRRIACPVLFLALGSISTARAATEEDGRYWLSVYAQGKLPVENLYWSMDVHPRWREEGEQFDQLILRPAVFYRLNPKASVWMGYDTIISHPAGQPSNRENRWWGQFQYQFDPIADITITSRTRLEQRHREDFSDEGYRLRQMIRAVRPSGLSPQLSWVAFNEVFVNLDQTQWGARRGLDQNRVFVGINWKFNAIANMDVGYLNQFVNTRAVDRENHVLMTTFRFNF
- the mnmG gene encoding tRNA uridine-5-carboxymethylaminomethyl(34) synthesis enzyme MnmG — translated: MSDSFYRFDVIVIGGGHAGTEAALASARAGARALLLTHNIETVGAMSCNPAIGGIGKGHLVKEIDALGGAMAHAADLAGIQWRTLNASKGPAVRATRCQADRNLYRSAIRRIVEAQPNLTVFQAAVDDLVIHNGASEADSVRGVITQTGLRFGAAAVVLTAGTFLAGKIHVGETQYAAGRMGDPPATTLAARLRERPFVIDRLKTGTPPRIDGRSLDYGVMVEQPGDDPLPVMSFMGQVGDHPRQVSCWITQTTEQTHDIIRSALHRSPLYSGQIEGIGPRYCPSIEDKVVRFAEKSSHQIFVEPEGLEVAEIYPNGISTSLPFDVQLALVHSIHGFAQAHITRPGYAIEYDFFDPRGLKASLETKAVGGLFFAGQINGTTGYEEAAAQGLLAGLNAARHVQGLPAWSPRRDEAYLGVLVDDLITHGTTEPYRMFTSRAEYRLQLREDNADARLTGVGRRMGLVDDARWARFSAKQEAVQRESARLSALWATPGNALGREVTQTLGVTLSRETNVLDLIKRPELSYATLMRVPTLGPGVDDTQVAEQVEISVKYAGYLDRQRDDIARQQRQENTPIPDGFDYAGVRGLSIEVQQKLERVRPQHIGQAQRIPGMTPAAISLLLVHLERARRSQVA
- a CDS encoding pyridoxal-phosphate dependent enzyme: MIETAPVAHADVLQAAARIAPHCAPTPLLISHTLDALCGAQLFFKAEHLQRSGAFKFRGACNAVWSLPEHLAARGVVTHSSGNHGAALALAARTRGIGCHVVVPEGAVAAKLANISRHGATLWRCAPTIAAREQMCAQVQQTSGATLVHPYTDPAVIAGQGTATLELLHQSGGLDVLVAPVGGGGLAAGAALALQSTPGCALVLAEPAGAADTARSLAAGQHLVDFVPDTICDGLRGTLGAANFALLQAAGAQVITLDDAAVLQAMRLLWQVLKQLVEPSSAIALAAVMADPARFAGRRVGLILSGGNVDLDALPWVAA